TCGTCTcttataaaacgtaaaaagatCAAAAAATTAACCTGGAAGCGTAGAATGATGGTCCATATAAGTCTCAAGGTTAATTTGGGATTTCCATCGAGGATTTCTTCGGTCCGGATGTTGACCGACTTTACGTTTTTTACAACGAAGAAAATAAAGGGCCGTAACTATGTTATGTAACGGATTTAACCGATAGAAATGATCGATTTTCGAATTAAACAAACTTGGTGGAAAAGACAAACGCCCAAGAAGCAGATCACCAACTATAAGGGTAGACTGCATCATGCCGAAGAGATTTTATAGGATAGGACAAcaagaaaatctattttttacgGTTCTTCCAGTTCGAAATCCGCGCTGGTTTTTTTTTTCCTACGGGATTTTTCCATATCGTTTCATATTTCGACTTATTTTGTAGACTGTGTCCAAAGTACCGAGGAGTACAATCGTCTTTTTCACctttttttccataaacttCATAATGAATTTGCGgattagaaaaattgtttttccgtACTCTAATACGTTGTCGTTTTCCAGGAGATTCCTATTACGTAGTACCCCTGGACGATCTCAAGAAATGCTTTCCGGAAAACACGAAGTTCGAGGAATTTTGGCCGCACAAAGCGTCTCCGAGTAATATAAGACAATACGAAACCGATTCGTTGAACTccctatttttctttttcaaagaaaaaccaACGAAACGTACGATGGAAGACGTTCCGAAAGAGTTGGCGATCGCGCCAAAGCAAAACAACTACAGAAGGAACGTCCATTACATCGGTCCTCGTTACAAacattccttttattatttccaacaaataaatttgtacGATCGAATGATCAATTCGATCAGTATGAAACCTAACGACGTGTTCGATAGGTGGGTGACGTTGGAGGATTTGAGccgaatttatttttacaattcatCTATAGCGTTGTGCGAACAAGTCGTTCGTTCTTTGAAGATAGAAATTCGCAAAGCGAACGTccttttgaataatattttacataacGCCGGTTCCTAcgatattaacaataatatgcATTTAGTACcgttggaaaaaatattgaaatactgGCCGCAGATCGATTACATGTTGAAGAATGTCCCGACGAATAAAACCATCTAGAAACTcgattaaaaaatagtttaagaTCCATTATCGTAATTAGCTTTTCGTGTTTTCtcgattaataataaaatttgatcgatttttatatcaattcCTAGCTTTTACTCACCCTATAGTTTGCgaaaagaaaatcatttcaCAAATTCACAACcgttttggtccttcgagccggagcAACAATTGGAAACGCGTTACCAAAACACGAAATGATGGTACGTTCgcaaaatgattttattttcgaaGATATTTCCAAAATGTAACGGAAAACAGTAAAAACCTCAAAGTAAAGGCCGCTAAATCTATTGTTCGCGTGACTAATTTATCTGAATCGTTACAAATCGTTCAAAACAGGTCCGAATAACCCTGATTTAATCACTTTTCTATACGAAACTTTCTTGCATTTTGTAGCCTTCttcacaatatttgaataaactttCATCCTTACGTTTAATTGATAAACTTCCTCGTCGATAAACAAGCgactatttatacaaaaagtatttCTCGATAAATcgattctagaaagtaaacaagCAAATAAAAAGTGTAAGACATGTAAACAATCTTTCTGATAACCGCCGCATCCGCCAAACTTTACACTCTTCTATTATAACCGAACAGGACCGATTTCACGGTCGTTGACGAGTTCGTAACGTAATTGgaacaacaaaagaaaaaaaaaaggttaaaaaagTTTGGAAAGCAAAAGAAGAAGCGGGGAAAATGATTTTGGAGGACCTTTTTTACAAGAAGATAAACAATTTCTAATTGGTCGTAGACAAAAAGGTAAAATGGGGAgcgtttataaaatttttgtaaggCCGAGgtgaaaaaattacgaaaatagaGCAGCTCCTAATCACCGTTGTGCTTAACAAAGAtctcgaagaaaaaaattgaaattttcgtaGAGTTTGGGGagtttgattaattaattattaataatgaacCACTCCGTATATTGTTATTCGTCGGGTTTTAACCGCTTAAAGGATTCTTTATGGTTGTCGCATTTCAATCAAACTTCATCCCGATTCATGACCGGCTTAAAAAATCCTTCGCATATTTTAAAGTGAAATGCGTCGATACCCTGTGTATCAATTACATGGTCCTTTAAGCAGACGCTGCCTCGTATACATAAAAATTCACCCTCGTTTCGCTTtataagaaaaagtttaaaaacgatTAGTGATCTACTTATATCTCGGTCGTTAATCGAAATATCTTAGATGAAAATTGatattggaatttttaatagttgaaaaGAGGGTTAAAAACACGAGAGAGAACTTTCATCAGTTATAATTTGATCTGTaagcaatttgaatttaaatgtcTTATCAAAGGAGATTTTTTTATCCCGAAGGAAAAACGTTGATTGTCTTTGGAAAGGAAATGACGGTGATATTATGGATATGAAGACTTTTTCGGTATACCTCGTATACTACCCGATAGCATGTTTTGTGGTATTGCTATCGATTGATTCGACAACAACCCACACCCAAGACCCAATAAGTCTTTATGCCAAacacggtgtaatgacgtttgtggaacgGCTAAtaccaaagaacgacgaggaatggacaaacgttggttttcttcaacactttgggctacagcagcgaTATTCTCAGTTGTTGTTGAGCGACgcgcacgggttttattcttcacatcactaacttgtcccaacagctcaaatttttccaccaatttctgtattgcggtccgagaaagtgcttcacgtcgaccccaaaatgttttagttttacgaaccgtctctgccaaactttcaccatttttatattaataattttaataatttcaatgcgttgttgaacgCATtctcattaatggcgtagtttctacatgtcaaatgtcaaaaaaattacaacttcaaaagtgacatttaccgaaatagcatCTGTaagcaatttgaatttaaatgtcTTATCAAAGGAGATTTTTTTATCCCGAAGGAAAAACGTTGATTGTCTTTGgaaaggaaaatattaattttttgacattgacGTTCAATTCAACCCTATAAATGACGGTGATATTATGGATATGAAGACTTTTTCGGTATACCTCGTATACTACCCGATAGCATGTTTTGTGGTATTGCTATCGATTGATTCGACAACAAcccacgcacacacacacactcacACACTCACACACGTTACTGTCTCTGTTTTATCAGATGTTTAGTCTCGATAATTGTCAGAAATATCGTCAAACATTAAACGAAGTCTTTGACGGATAGCAATATTGCATGACTTCGGAAGAGATGAACTTAAGGAAAGATTTTCTATACCTAACTTGGACAGCGTACGCCAATCTCGACCTAATCGCTCATCACGCACGATACTAATTAggaaaaatcattaattatccTATAAATGTAGGATAATTATCCTTTAGGTGAGTTATAACTAGGGTATTAATTTCTATGAATTTATAGGTTTCCAACTTTACGATGTTGAATCGATTTTCGCATTATAATAAtagttaattataaaatgagacataaaaaaattagaattctaATTTATATTACTTCATATTAATGGTTGAATTTCgatgattattttttgacattgacatctGTCATTTATCCAACTCTCTCGGCGTGATTTAATCTATGGTCTTCAAGATGGTGTAAGTACTTATATAAATACTGATTCGATTGATTCAACTGAGCGCAATCGAATACGACGAAACCACTGATGTGACTagaaaaccaaaacaaaatcaTTATCGATATTTGCCGCGAcgtgaaaaaggaaaaatataagAAGTACATCTATGGATATCCCCTATGGAGAATTCAATCTGTGCGAGGCGGTGGGGCGGTAAAGGGAAACGTAAGGAAATGAAGCAACAAACTTACAAATGGCCCGGAACGGCATTAAGCAGCAGCCGATCGTAGAGTGCCCCGGAATGTTCAACCGCGATCTGTTTTTGGTTTACCGACCGAATCAAGACGCTTCTGAATTGGCATGTTAATAATGGAAACCGTCAAGTACGCGGCATGATGAACTTTAAGAGCGAGACggatatagaaaagaaaatggtTTTCCAATGGGAATATTATATGGTGtacattgattttttcatttatttcaacgtcgaaaactattattttaatactacgCCGAcgcttttattagtttataCAGTTTCTAAAGTCATTTTATCTATTCCTTTTGTTTACACTCCAAAAAGTTGTGGCTTGGTATTTCAACTGTTATTTTTAGGTTAATAAGAATCTGGAAGCAACTgagaattacaaaaaatttactgaaGGTTAGTTATTACTTAAGGAATAAGTAATATCAGACGCATGGGATTGTTGTTTCGATCGAATTTTCGTTTGATAAAGAAAGACACTCCATTTTAAGATGTCGTATCCCCCACTTGATTTCTAATAAGACTCTCCGAAATAAATATCCACTTCTTTGCTTAATTATTCACCGAagttaattactttttttcttGTAGTGACGTTTGGTTGGCACGCTCGAGttacctttttttttcttcttcttaatttACAGATACTTCAATTAAAGAAACGTCTTCATAAATTGGCCCTtaacacttttattatttattcctgTCTTTTCCGTTTTTgctgttgttttattttattttttccgcGCTCAAACGTCGAATCAATATTCATTAGAGCAGGGGTGGTTAGTCCAAGATTGAGCAATTTAAACATTAGCAATTAGTATAACTAATGGCTTTTTCATTTAACCACACCTTTACGAACTGTTTACATCATCGTTTATTTTCAACGGAATTACATCCCCGATGACCGTGCAATACGTGTTCGTACGCGTTCATGACATTCGAAACTCACatacaaaagaaatattttcatttcgaaGATTTATTCATAATCAAAATGACAATTTCTCATTCGTGATTCAAACGTCATGTCAAAAGTCAATATATTCTCAATAACAACAAGAAATAAACAATATGGCAGCTCAAATCTAATGCTATTCAATCTTATCCCAGGCCACATACAAATAGAATCAAAATTGCAAAAAGGTTTAATAAAATCATCGAGAAGTTGTTTGATTGATCGACACGCCATATGTCGGCCTtactaaaatgtttaaactacctataaaattttcgaattttttataatttttctttttacaaatatttataaaggaattgagaaaaagttgtttataaACGATATAAAACGAGTTGTGGACTTCTAGGAAATAGTAGGACGTCGGAATTTCCGgaattttgcataaaaaattcATGTCCGTTATAAACAAGGTGCGTATTGAGTCCCATATTAACCCACGCAGTAGAAACGAGTACGAACAACTTTTCCAAAGATGAAAAACTCTTAGATCAATAACACTTTGCGACAGAAAACGCATTTGGCACATTAAAAATCAGGAAAACACATTGGAGGATGTTCAGCTGGAGGAAAGTACGAAGAAATGCTGTAAATTACGaactatttcaaaatgagtCTCACATTGAGAcgaatttaaaaagaaaaatccgAATTTTTTGATTGTCGTTTACAAATTTAGTTTCAGATCCTTGAGCTATTATCCTTTTGCctatttttatcatgaaaaagagttttcttttgattaaaatatgcTGTAATAGATTGTAATTGGTGTAATGAATATCTATTggatatatattttgtaatttcaaactGTATTGCACGTATTTACCTACGTTTTATCTGTTATTTCTTTGTTGTGTCGCActctaataataaaaactctTCCCCCTAATCCGACAACTGGAGTTTTTGTGGGGTGAAAGCGATTTGAAGAATACTGCGAGGCTGCCTAATCGATTCCCGTTTCCTTTTGTGGCTGATCTGTTACAGATGTCGATTTTATGATAGCTGGAAAAAGCACGGGAAAATCCATTCTTGTATCCCCTTAATGTTACTGTCAATATCGTTCAAAGATGCATTTCGACATTCCGAAAGAATACACGTCATCAACCTTAATATTCACGGAACACGAGGAAAATTTAGCGAATCAATTTAACGTCGCGTATACGCGGTAAAAATGCGTGTTATTCGGTTTTATAAGCCGGAGTCCTGTCAATGCGGTATTTCAATATatctaaatgaaaataaagaatgcCGGCCAACGGTCACCGCAATAAAATACACCGAGATAACTCTTGCATATTTACATTCCTTCAATTCGTCCGATTTACAAATTTTCCGGCTCTCCGGCCATCTACGGATCAAATAAACTCCCGGATTAAAAGTACGGATCGaaaatttcttatgaaaaaGACAAAGAAACCGCAAAGTTTTCGGCCACATTTCAGTTTAATACGGTCAAGACCCGCACTGTTAGTTTTACAAAAACTGCAGTTTAAGATATTGAGACAGAAATTTGTAAGAAAGTTGATAAGTCAAAAAACACCTCCATTTCATcctgattttttccatttttcgttattttcgactacagttatttgaggttattaatttttatttcatttaagaAGATTTCAGAAGATCACTCAGCTTAATATACATGTTTTAAGGAACCTCCTTTTGTAAGTAGTTTctgtctatatatatatatatattatttcctATTACGGAATTGGACAATGACACATTCTCCAGAAACGTTATTGACATAAATTATTGTTACATACATAACAGGAGATCTAGATTGAGATCAACCGTCCAGTAAAGCCATATCGTGTTGTGCTATTGTACAATTACCAATTACATTCCCAATTGCGCGAATTGATTTATAACTAATGCCTTTATACCAGTATTGATATGTGCCGATGTGAATATGGCTATTTATGCGTTCGGTCAGATACTTATGACGGTGATTTATGTCATACAaatgatattattgaaattaacgACGATTATTACGAATATTCCTATTTCCCGATCAAGTATCAAACATTATTCGATGGATTGggttttaatatttgaatatctcCAACACGAATAATAATGACGatataagttttttaattgCCTTCATTTCTTCTTGCAGCGCCTCAATATCTTGCTTACGTCACCGGCGCCTATCGCTCGACAATCTACATTAACGTCCCCACCACGTTGTTTGGTTTTATCGCATATAAACTGTagttatattaataattgaatagagtttatttcaatttgattttgtttattgtttatttctaaTATGACCATTAAGATACCACAAGATTTCTATTGTACTGGTGCGTcctattttttacattttttacagGATCGTACAATGAACTTGGCtaataaaaaggtttttttcTAACTAAAATATCccataattgaattttgagtttacttttattatttatcctACTGTACGACATCTTGTCTTCtcatctaacctaaccttacttaacctaacctaacctaactttatcTTAGTGTTGATCATGTTTTCTTTGGAAACTTCTGTTCCCATTGGCTAAC
The sequence above is drawn from the Diorhabda carinulata isolate Delta chromosome 6, icDioCari1.1, whole genome shotgun sequence genome and encodes:
- the LOC130895204 gene encoding uncharacterized protein LOC130895204, producing the protein MSERKDSESEKGRFGWTVIDSCGIPHIFRPDGIYCALRTLEYGKFTKMPYFVKKELLSCTNIEYFHATEIELKLLNTINFNHCDSQYGIKQFDYTDLLMNITDAEPTCKFLRICCSKLKKSSEIDISNYCGFLRMNKVSFLPYSVQDNKKCVPMFYFEGEMEYLQKYAVKMEGWNLSYLKFCCKIQGVNNILLTGDSYYVVPLDDLKKCFPENTKFEEFWPHKASPSNIRQYETDSLNSLFFFFKEKPTKRTMEDVPKELAIAPKQNNYRRNVHYIGPRYKHSFYYFQQINLYDRMINSISMKPNDVFDRWVTLEDLSRIYFYNSSIALCEQVVRSLKIEIRKANVLLNNILHNAGSYDINNNMHLVPLEKILKYWPQIDYMLKNVPTNKTI